Within the Pseudomonas orientalis genome, the region TGCTCGGCGGTGTGCAATACAGCGCCAAAAAGTACGCCAACCGCACCGGCAATGTGGAGGTGGGCGATTATGCAGTGGTCAATATCGGCAGCCGCTACACCACCAACGTCGATGGCTATGAAACCGTGTTTCGCCTGAGCGTCGACAACCTGTTCGACAAGCGCTACTGGCGCGACGCCGGCGAGTACATGGGCGATGACTACCTGTTCCAGGGCGCGCCGTTGACGGCGCGCCTGAGTGCAGCGGTCAACTTCTAAAGAGCTGCGGCGTTGCCAGCCACAACGCCGCAAAGCCGCACACCAGCAGGCTCCAGCCCAGGTCCTGGGACCAGGCCACCAGGCTCAGGCCGCTGCCAATCACCAGGTAATACAACAAACCAAACAGTGCGCCGGCGGTGCCGAGACGATCACGATAATCGACCAGCGCCGCCCCGAGCACGTTGGGGATTGCCATGCCGAATGCCAACACTACCAGCAGCATCGGCCATACCAGCAGCGCACTGTGCTGCAGCGCCAATACCAACAGACTGCCGAGCACCGCCAGCACCGCAGCGACGAACACCAACTGATCGCTGTCCATCCCGCGCCTGAGCAGAATTTTATTCAGCCACGCGCCCAACCCGGACCCCAGGGCCAGCAGCACGCCGCTGTAGCCGAACTCGGCCGTGGATCGCCCTTGCTGCGCGAAGATAAATGGTCCCACGCTGTAGTAACTGAACAGCGCAATATTGAACGCCGCGACCAACCCGACCGAGCGCCAGATCCCGGCATCCTTGAGCATCAGGCCGAGTGTTTGGCCAAGGGCGGCTGTGGGCAGCGTGGCCGGACGCGTTTCCGGCAAGGCCCACAGGCTCCAACTCCACAACAGCAGCGCCAACAGCAACAACCCACCGAGCACGCCGCGATAACCGAAAAACTCGACCAGACTCGCACCGCTGAACAGTCCGATGGCCGGGCTCGCCGCCAGCGCAATCCCCATCGCGGAAAACACTTGGGCCAGTTCAGCCCCGTGGAAACGATCACGCAGCACAGTCTGCGTGACCACCGACCCCACCGCAGCCCCGAAGGCGGCAGCGGCCTGGGCCAGCAGCAAGACGTTGAACGTTACCACGTTCAACGCCAGCGCCATGGCCCCCGCGTAGATCGCAAGCCCAGTCAACATCACGGGCCGCCGCCCCCAACGATCACTCAAACGGCCCCATACCACCACGCCCACGGCGAAGGCCAGAAAGTACACCGACAGTGTCTGCCCGGCCCGTTCGGGCGCCACCGCAAACGCCCGGCCGATATCGTCCAGGGCCGGGCTGTACAGGGTTTGCGCCAGCTGCGGGAACATCAGCAGGGCCATGGCCAGTATCAACATATTTTTCGACTTCATCACCAGATCCATCCCTAAACATATTGCAGGGATTCTAGAGCGGCACGTCTGGGGTATTATCCGGACTTCGACACTTTATCCCTGAAATCGGACATCCCATGGCTTGGCTTGAGGCCACCGAGTCTTTCAACCCCGACGCATTCGCGGCGCCCGTGATCGGCATCGCCGCGTTGCTGGGCAACCACGACTCCGGGTTGCACCGGCACCAGCGTGGGCAGTTGCTGTTCACCCAGCAAGGCTGCACGCGGATCACCTTGGACAATCAACTGTGCCTGCTGCCACCCACACGCGCGGCCTGGATACCCGGCGGCTTGCCACATCGCGCGGTGATGCAGCAGGCCGTGGATTATCGTTCGGTGTACGTGAGCGAGGCCCTGGCCGAGCAGCTACCGGCGCAGGTGCGGGTGATCGAAGTGAGCGCCCTGCTCAGGGCGGTGCTGGAACCGATGGCCCTGGCCCCGTTCGAGACCGATTGGCACGCGGGCCGCCATGCGCATTTGCTCGGCCTGTGCCTCGATGAAATCCGCCACGCCGCCGTACAGCCGCTGCTCCTGCCGTTGCCACGGGACAAACGCCTGGCCCCGCTGCTGGCCCGGCTCGACCGCCTGCCCCCGACGTTGCAGGCGCTGGAAAAGCACATTGGCGCCAGCACCAAGACCATCGGCCGGATTTTCCTCAAGGAAACCGGCCTGGGGTATCAGCAGTGGCGCCAACAGTGGCGTCTGATGCGGGTGATCGAACTGCTCGCCACGGGGCGCAGCCTGGGCTACTGCGCCTTTGAACTGGGCTTTGCCAGCGACAGTGCGCTGATCGCTTTCTTCAAAGGCATGACCGGCACCACGCCACGTGGCTATTTCAAGTCCGGCTGAGCGCTTACTTGGGCATCTTGCGAAAACCCACCGCCAGGCGGTTCCAGCTGTTGATGGTGGCAATCGCCACACTCAGGTCGACCTGCTCCTGCGCGCTGAACTCGGCCGCCAGTGCGTTGAAGTCTTCATCGGGGGCGTGGGTCTGGCTGAGCAGGGTCAGGCTTTCGGCCCAGGCCAGGGCGGCGCGTTCACGGGGGGTGAAGAACGGCGTTTCGCGCCAGGACGACAGGGTGTAGAGGCGGCGCTCGGTTTCACCGCCCTTGCGTGCGTCGGCGGTGTGCATGTCCAGGCAGAACGCGCAGCCGTTGATTTGCGAGACGCGCAGGCGCACCAGTTCCAGCAGCGGCAGTTCGATGGACAGCTTGCCGACCGCAGCTTCCAGGGCCAGCATGGCCTTCATGGCGTCCGGGGAAGCGGTGTAGAAATCGGTACGGGTTTGCATGGCGGAGCTCCAGAACGTTGGGGTTGGTGCGCAGGTTAGTCACCTGGGCGCTCTGGAGAAATAGCCAATCCGGGCGAAGAACAGGTGACCAATCTACAGGCCACGGCTCCTCAACCACTGCAGGAAACCTTTCTTCACCGGCACCACCGGCGCGTCTTCGGTCAGCGCCTGGGCGGCGTGCACGCGGAAGTCCAGCAGGGCCTTCAT harbors:
- a CDS encoding MFS transporter; its protein translation is MKSKNMLILAMALLMFPQLAQTLYSPALDDIGRAFAVAPERAGQTLSVYFLAFAVGVVVWGRLSDRWGRRPVMLTGLAIYAGAMALALNVVTFNVLLLAQAAAAFGAAVGSVVTQTVLRDRFHGAELAQVFSAMGIALAASPAIGLFSGASLVEFFGYRGVLGGLLLLALLLWSWSLWALPETRPATLPTAALGQTLGLMLKDAGIWRSVGLVAAFNIALFSYYSVGPFIFAQQGRSTAEFGYSGVLLALGSGLGAWLNKILLRRGMDSDQLVFVAAVLAVLGSLLVLALQHSALLVWPMLLVVLAFGMAIPNVLGAALVDYRDRLGTAGALFGLLYYLVIGSGLSLVAWSQDLGWSLLVCGFAALWLATPQLFRS
- a CDS encoding AraC family transcriptional regulator; amino-acid sequence: MAWLEATESFNPDAFAAPVIGIAALLGNHDSGLHRHQRGQLLFTQQGCTRITLDNQLCLLPPTRAAWIPGGLPHRAVMQQAVDYRSVYVSEALAEQLPAQVRVIEVSALLRAVLEPMALAPFETDWHAGRHAHLLGLCLDEIRHAAVQPLLLPLPRDKRLAPLLARLDRLPPTLQALEKHIGASTKTIGRIFLKETGLGYQQWRQQWRLMRVIELLATGRSLGYCAFELGFASDSALIAFFKGMTGTTPRGYFKSG
- a CDS encoding carboxymuconolactone decarboxylase family protein; this translates as MQTRTDFYTASPDAMKAMLALEAAVGKLSIELPLLELVRLRVSQINGCAFCLDMHTADARKGGETERRLYTLSSWRETPFFTPRERAALAWAESLTLLSQTHAPDEDFNALAAEFSAQEQVDLSVAIATINSWNRLAVGFRKMPK